The following proteins are co-located in the Streptomyces sp. NBC_01198 genome:
- a CDS encoding DUF7439 family protein: MNLLNLLPAKLQPYAKAVVAAIGALAGVAVFYFGDQPDVAAAIQVLTALGVYAQPNGAK; this comes from the coding sequence GTGAATCTGCTCAACCTGCTCCCCGCCAAGCTCCAGCCCTACGCGAAGGCCGTCGTCGCCGCGATCGGCGCCCTGGCCGGCGTCGCCGTCTTCTATTTCGGCGATCAGCCCGACGTGGCCGCCGCCATACAGGTGCTCACCGCGCTCGGCGTCTACGCCCAGCCCAACGGCGCCAAGTAA